The Candidatus Nitrosocosmicus franklandus genome contains a region encoding:
- a CDS encoding response regulator has protein sequence MGRNNSRGKKGKRLTKLPYKDKDSSIHSSNPFRDNSSKYKTDRHELGQKKKSILVAESDPGILSIMKHYLNYLGYDYDAFNTGYEVLDFLYNSNTSKNKKYDIILLDTHLDKISGLAVANEIRKRNSSQRIMIMSTAAKEHLPHELIKSAKVHDADLFTKPFRLSELLCSLDH, from the coding sequence ATGGGTCGCAATAATAGTAGAGGCAAAAAAGGTAAAAGGTTAACAAAATTACCATATAAAGATAAAGATTCATCAATACATTCTAGCAACCCATTTAGAGATAATTCTAGCAAGTATAAAACTGACCGCCACGAGCTAGGTCAAAAGAAGAAATCAATTTTGGTAGCTGAATCAGATCCAGGAATCCTTTCAATTATGAAACACTATCTTAATTATCTTGGTTATGATTATGATGCATTTAATACTGGTTATGAAGTATTAGATTTTTTATATAACTCAAATACAAGTAAAAATAAAAAATATGACATCATATTACTCGATACTCATTTGGATAAGATATCTGGATTAGCTGTCGCAAATGAAATACGTAAAAGAAATTCATCCCAACGTATAATGATAATGAGTACCGCTGCAAAGGAACATCTTCCACACGAGCTTATCAAAAGTGCTAAAGTACATGATGCTGATTTATTTACAAAACCGTTCAGACTTTCGGAACTACTCTGCTCACTTGATCACTAA
- a CDS encoding radical SAM protein: MVVDTIRTLKLLGNWAGNRIVQKKRPLIAVYSLTHYCNYYCPMCPFGDSDKINQIRLAKNNDLTTEQWKTIFDKTSKYCIWSIIEGGEPTSRPDFMELVKHLYDIKMPITLISNCSLLHKLDLEHLREYIQFITCSIDSVFEDSYCKVRGVNKETFHRVVKNIHLLTEHHVPHYFNSVITKFNTEEFIDQSYFDKATELGSDAVSLTFVEDRSDVNYSLLPDRKTMNKICESILDYSKRKKRPRILIPDLYFKQILEYGHVLFDECGVWKSVFVNGDGSVLVPCWKFKDAENTYNLLTHSIDEIWSAPQWDIARTCHDCKVLGCIWYSSQPITTFAGNYMRGLSKYISHKNPETKILESH, from the coding sequence ATGGTTGTCGATACAATTAGAACTCTAAAACTATTAGGCAATTGGGCTGGAAACAGAATCGTACAAAAAAAACGTCCATTGATTGCTGTTTATAGTTTGACTCACTATTGTAACTACTATTGTCCCATGTGTCCCTTTGGTGATTCAGATAAGATAAATCAGATCAGATTAGCAAAGAACAATGATCTTACAACTGAACAATGGAAAACCATATTTGATAAGACCTCCAAATACTGCATCTGGTCAATAATAGAAGGCGGAGAGCCAACATCTCGTCCTGATTTTATGGAATTAGTAAAACATCTTTACGATATCAAAATGCCTATTACGCTCATTTCCAACTGTTCATTACTACATAAATTAGATCTAGAACACCTCAGAGAATACATTCAATTTATTACATGTAGTATAGATTCAGTATTTGAGGATTCTTATTGCAAAGTACGTGGAGTCAACAAAGAGACTTTTCACAGAGTGGTAAAAAACATTCACTTACTGACAGAACATCATGTTCCTCATTACTTTAATAGTGTAATTACCAAATTTAATACAGAAGAGTTCATCGATCAATCTTACTTTGATAAGGCAACAGAATTGGGATCCGATGCTGTTTCCTTGACCTTTGTAGAAGACAGATCGGATGTAAACTATTCGCTTCTTCCAGATAGAAAAACCATGAATAAAATATGTGAAAGTATATTAGATTATTCAAAGAGGAAAAAAAGACCTCGTATCCTGATTCCTGATCTGTACTTTAAACAAATTCTTGAATACGGTCATGTACTTTTCGATGAATGCGGAGTATGGAAAAGCGTATTTGTTAATGGAGATGGGTCAGTTCTTGTACCTTGCTGGAAATTCAAAGACGCAGAAAATACATACAATCTATTGACCCACAGTATTGATGAAATATGGAGTGCTCCCCAGTGGGATATTGCAAGAACTTGTCATGATTGCAAGGTTCTAGGTTGTATATGGTATTCTTCTCAACCCATTACTACATTTGCTGGCAACTATATGCGAGGTTTATCCAAATATATTTCTCACAAAAATCCTGAAACCAAAATTTTGGAGAGTCATTAG
- a CDS encoding Dps family protein, with the protein MLKKQVNEMKENVDIGIELENRKGVVGILNMLLADEYLLYTKTRNYHWNVVGKDFKERHEFFQEQYEKLDEMVDEIAERTRQLGGLTVATMNEFLQIAHLKENPGEYPSDMKMISNLLKDHESTIKFLRKSADECEEKYNDMGTNDFLIGLMEIHEKMAWMLRSHLD; encoded by the coding sequence ATGCTTAAGAAACAAGTTAATGAAATGAAAGAAAATGTGGATATTGGTATTGAATTGGAAAATCGAAAGGGGGTAGTAGGTATCTTAAATATGTTATTAGCAGATGAATATCTCCTTTACACCAAGACTAGAAATTATCATTGGAATGTAGTAGGAAAGGATTTTAAAGAAAGACATGAATTTTTTCAAGAACAATATGAAAAATTGGATGAAATGGTCGATGAAATAGCTGAGAGGACCCGACAATTAGGGGGCTTAACTGTAGCAACGATGAATGAGTTCCTTCAGATCGCACATTTGAAGGAAAATCCAGGTGAATACCCATCTGACATGAAAATGATTTCTAACCTACTAAAAGACCATGAAAGTACGATAAAATTTTTGCGTAAAAGTGCTGACGAATGTGAGGAGAAATATAATGATATGGGTACAAATGATTTTCTAATAGGTCTAATGGAAATCCATGAAAAAATGGCCTGGATGTTAAGGTCCCATTTGGACTAA
- a CDS encoding prohibitin family protein: MVDFFRSKRNRRFTPDGEPLENVDGSGGGGFRSSSPLKIAILAVIAVVIIFVILTSSLKIVEAGNRGVLLKFGAVDTSVSLSEGLHFVVPFRDTIVQMEVRTKLLVESTTSQSRDLQNVATEVALNYRLDESAVPILYKEVGVDFANRIIVPTIQESVKQVTARYNAEELITLRDKVKAEIEEQIEGRLRPYNIIVDTISITDFQFSDQFIQSVEAKVQAEQRALQAQNELRRIQIEAQQTEARALGEQKANIASAEGQRQANILRAQGESEAIKIIDAQLRNSSEYLKWLHAQKWDGKLPLVTGGGGAEGGANNLGGIPFIEIPLGGSDSNSRTSSFPLANNSPTSTSQ, translated from the coding sequence ATGGTTGATTTTTTTAGATCGAAACGAAATAGGAGGTTTACTCCAGACGGAGAACCATTGGAAAATGTCGACGGGAGTGGTGGTGGTGGATTTAGATCATCCAGTCCGTTAAAAATCGCCATACTAGCAGTAATAGCAGTTGTAATAATATTTGTAATTTTAACCTCTAGTCTAAAGATAGTGGAGGCTGGTAATCGAGGAGTGTTATTGAAATTTGGAGCTGTAGACACTTCGGTATCATTAAGCGAGGGTTTGCATTTTGTGGTGCCATTTAGAGACACAATAGTACAAATGGAGGTTCGAACTAAATTGCTTGTAGAAAGTACCACCTCACAATCAAGAGATCTTCAGAACGTCGCGACTGAGGTGGCATTGAACTACCGGTTAGATGAAAGCGCTGTACCCATATTATATAAAGAAGTAGGAGTTGATTTTGCCAATAGAATAATAGTTCCTACTATTCAAGAATCTGTGAAACAGGTGACCGCTAGATACAATGCAGAAGAACTCATTACACTGAGAGATAAGGTGAAAGCAGAAATTGAAGAGCAAATTGAGGGCAGACTCAGGCCATATAATATTATTGTGGACACAATTTCCATCACCGACTTTCAGTTTTCGGATCAATTCATCCAGTCTGTAGAAGCAAAGGTTCAAGCAGAGCAAAGGGCGCTCCAAGCACAAAATGAGCTTCGTAGAATACAAATTGAAGCTCAACAAACAGAAGCTCGCGCATTGGGGGAGCAAAAAGCCAATATAGCTTCAGCAGAAGGTCAAAGACAAGCCAACATCCTTAGAGCCCAAGGAGAATCCGAGGCTATAAAAATAATTGATGCACAACTAAGGAATAGTAGTGAATATCTTAAATGGCTACATGCACAAAAATGGGATGGAAAGCTACCCCTTGTTACTGGCGGTGGTGGTGCTGAAGGTGGTGCAAATAATTTAGGAGGCATCCCTTTCATTGAGATCCCCCTTGGGGGTTCTGACTCGAATTCCAGAACTAGTTCTTTTCCACTAGCAAATAATTCACCTACTTCTACGAGTCAATAA
- a CDS encoding class I SAM-dependent methyltransferase gives MFTSSQEWSDPNKALHYLSRVSTYSNRIPGEQVLLQSIPDTTKRILDLGSGDGRMIKLIKEYFKGRSDIEFTALDISPPMLQALESYFKNDQSVKIIKHDLDDPLPDLGYFDTVISSFAIHHLRHKRKFELYEEIYELLNPLGIFCNLDHVVSVSTRNHIKFFDLMGEPLSREEKSDKTLSVERQLQMFRDIGYIEVDCLWKWYEIALLVGYKN, from the coding sequence ATGTTCACATCTTCTCAAGAATGGTCTGATCCAAACAAAGCATTACATTATTTGAGCAGAGTTAGCACATACTCAAATAGAATTCCAGGGGAGCAAGTATTGTTACAAAGTATCCCGGACACCACTAAAAGGATTCTAGATTTAGGGTCAGGAGATGGGAGGATGATTAAACTAATCAAAGAATATTTTAAAGGCAGATCAGATATCGAATTTACAGCACTGGATATCTCGCCTCCAATGTTACAAGCACTTGAAAGTTATTTTAAGAACGATCAATCTGTCAAAATAATAAAACATGATTTGGATGACCCCTTACCCGATCTAGGCTATTTCGATACAGTGATATCCAGTTTCGCAATTCACCATTTAAGACATAAAAGAAAATTCGAATTGTATGAGGAAATATACGAACTATTGAATCCACTTGGGATATTCTGCAATTTAGACCACGTTGTCTCCGTATCTACTAGAAATCATATAAAATTTTTTGACCTCATGGGAGAACCGTTATCACGAGAGGAAAAGTCTGACAAAACATTGTCTGTAGAAAGACAACTTCAAATGTTTAGAGATATTGGCTATATAGAAGTAGATTGTTTGTGGAAGTGGTACGAAATAGCTCTTTTGGTTGGATATAAAAATTAA
- a CDS encoding AN1-type zinc finger domain-containing protein, with amino-acid sequence MSNLGDNNTGKCNFCDRVDNLHFRCNYCKERFCSDHRNPLIHSCPFLELYNRNSHNAKFAQNYHSGSSGSWFNIFQRIFWLKSSRTELLHLSIATVLVTCVGLSLNQYRTFSWQFLAIFISAFLVHELAHKFLAQYYGSWAEFRAQTYGLIITAISALPIMPFKFIAPGAVMVHLGDRQKFGRVALIGPVTNLIMGFAFLLLSNLYGGSNGHYFAIGASFNGWIAMFNLIPMGVLDGQKIFDWNKIVWGISMTAAMLLFIIGYI; translated from the coding sequence ATGAGCAATCTAGGGGATAACAATACTGGTAAATGCAATTTTTGTGATAGAGTTGACAATCTCCATTTTAGATGTAACTATTGCAAAGAACGATTTTGTAGTGATCATAGAAATCCATTGATACATTCATGTCCTTTTTTGGAACTGTATAATAGGAATTCTCACAACGCAAAGTTTGCACAAAATTATCATAGTGGTTCTAGTGGATCTTGGTTCAATATATTTCAGCGAATATTCTGGCTAAAAAGCTCACGAACAGAATTGCTACATCTATCTATTGCAACAGTGCTGGTTACATGTGTTGGCCTTTCATTGAATCAATATAGGACGTTTTCGTGGCAATTTTTAGCAATATTCATTAGTGCATTTCTTGTACATGAGTTAGCTCACAAATTTCTTGCTCAGTATTATGGTAGTTGGGCCGAATTTAGAGCACAAACGTATGGTTTGATCATAACTGCAATTTCGGCTCTTCCAATAATGCCATTCAAATTTATTGCCCCCGGGGCGGTTATGGTCCACTTAGGTGATAGGCAAAAATTTGGTCGTGTGGCATTAATAGGGCCGGTTACTAATTTGATAATGGGCTTTGCCTTTCTGCTGCTTTCTAATTTATACGGAGGTTCAAATGGTCATTATTTTGCTATAGGTGCATCGTTTAATGGGTGGATAGCGATGTTTAATTTGATTCCGATGGGAGTGCTGGACGGTCAAAAAATCTTTGATTGGAACAAGATTGTCTGGGGAATTTCGATGACTGCTGCCATGCTATTATTTATTATTGGTTATATATAA
- a CDS encoding DDE-type integrase/transposase/recombinase — translation MNTRNRTPSKYVYYGLHLYFSGLSLRKTSERLSYCIKRNHVTIWNWIQKYQPKIIKTKQRRICEFIVDETLLKVGSEYTWLWVAIDAKSKEILSLSISKERNMFVAERFLSNIVRDYGKHPVSTDGGTWYPMACQFLKLEHHLHSSYEKNLIERTMQYIKDRTESFDDYFPCRLKNCKLKHVKNWLNLFVDYHNKELKPVN, via the coding sequence ATGAATACTAGAAACAGAACACCTTCAAAATATGTGTATTATGGCTTACATTTGTACTTTTCAGGTCTTTCTCTTAGGAAAACATCTGAAAGATTATCATACTGTATCAAACGAAATCATGTCACTATCTGGAACTGGATTCAAAAGTACCAACCTAAGATTATCAAGACAAAACAAAGAAGGATATGTGAATTCATTGTAGATGAAACATTGCTTAAGGTTGGTTCAGAATACACGTGGTTATGGGTTGCAATAGATGCGAAAAGTAAGGAAATTCTCTCACTATCCATTTCTAAGGAGAGAAACATGTTTGTTGCGGAACGGTTTCTGTCAAACATAGTCAGAGACTATGGAAAGCATCCAGTTTCAACAGATGGTGGTACTTGGTATCCCATGGCTTGTCAATTCCTTAAATTAGAACACCATCTCCATTCCTCCTATGAAAAAAACTTGATTGAAAGAACAATGCAGTATATCAAGGACAGAACTGAAAGTTTCGATGATTACTTTCCCTGCAGGCTAAAGAACTGCAAACTAAAACACG